CGTTGTTTGTAATCTTCCGTTAGATACTTCTCCAAACTATAGGCAGGGGGTAAATATGGAATTGCCGAATCAGAAAACTCGCGGTAAGCAGCCAAACCTTTTCTTGAAATTAGATTCACATAGCGACGAGGAGGATTGGCCGCAACCACATTGCATTTTTTTTCTTTCGCAATCAAAACTAACGGCAAGTAGTCGGTTTTAAACGATTTCCAATGAGAAATAGAAGAAAGAAAATGGGATTCGGTAATAGTTCCTTTCAAGAACTCATTGACAATATTTTGCCCGTCTTGCTCTAACATTTCCAAGGATAGAGAAGTTGGCTCTAGGTCAGAGATTTCCTTAAACAAAGTCTCATAAAAACGATGGAGATCTTGGTTGTCATGTTCTTCCCCAAAAACAATGACATTGTATTTGGGAGATTCTTTCAGAATATCGGAAATGGATACCGTTTCTGCCGTGGATGTTCGTATAATTTGTACGGATGAAGTTACACCCTCAGCAGAAATTTCAAAGCCAACGAAAAAAAGGTAAAAAGAAAAAAGAAATGGATTAAAGAAGGTTTTCAATGGCTTGTTTTAACTCCGCAGAATCCGGTTTGGTTCCCGATGGAAATCGCCCAGCAACATTCCCATTTTTATCGATAAGGAATTTTTCGAAGTTCCACTTCACATCCCCTTTTTCTTTTGCATTCTCTGTTAAAAATTGATAAATGGGATCTTTATCATTTCCCAACACTTTTGTTTTTTTCATCAGATCAAAACTAACCCCAAAGTTTAACTTACAAAACTCGGCAATTTGGGATTCGGTTCCAGGTTCTTGGCCACCAAAATCATTCGAAGGAAACCCTATGACTTTTAACCCTTTGTCTTTATAAGATTGGTGAATTTTTTCAAGACCTTCATATTGTGGCGTATAACCACATTTAGACGCAACGTTGACTACTAAGACAGGATGTCCTTTGTAGTCAGAAAGGGAAACATCCTTTCCTTGGATGGATACAGATTTTAAATCGTGGAATGACATCTTTTTTCCTCCAGCATAGATATGGAAACCGATAAAGAGAAAAATGGCAAACAAAACTTTTCTTTGCATGGAACCCCCCTGTTTCATGTTTAGACTATGTCTGCATTGTTTTTCGCTGTTCTTTCCGAGGCCAAACCTTGGATCACTAAACTACAAGCGAAACCCATGTCACATTCGGGTAAATTTCGAATTTTTCAAAAAGAAAATCATTATATCATTATTTCTGGAACAGGCAAACTTTCGATGGCTTTGGCAGTTTCCGAATTTGCCCATATCATTCCTAAACCAGATCGAAACCAAATGAAAATTTGGAATTTAGGAATTGCAGGTTCAGCCAAAAGCGAATTCTCGTTAGGTGATTTTTTTTGGATACATAAAATCACCGACGCAGCAACAAAAAGAGATTTTTATCCTGATCGAGTTGAAAAATCGGTATTCACAAAAGAGACAACTCTAACTACATATGACAGGCCTATAACCAAAAACAAGGCTTCTGATCAGTTTTTATCTCTCTCCCAAGAAGAGTTAGAAAATACCCAACTGATTGATATGGAAGGGTCCGGTTTTTTTGAAGCGGCCTCTTTATACTTTCCATTGGAGAATATTTCTCTTGGAAAATTGGTATCAGATCATCTGGAAGGAAATTTTTGTAAGGCAGAAACTGTAGAATCCATGATGGCAGAGACGATAGAAGTACTATTCAATGAATGGATTTCCCCACTTCCTTGGATCGGAATTGATTCTATTGATACTTTCGATTGGCCATTGGTTGAATCATTCATCCAAAACCTTCGCTTAACAGAAACCATGAAACATGATTTAAAAAAATCGATTCGTTTTTTCCGATTACGAAATCCAAAAATAAATCTTCCTTTTCCAGATGAATCTCTTAAAATCCTTTTAAAATCCAAATCTGATCTAAAAGAATATTTTGAACAATGGAGAAAGTCGCTTCATGTTTAAGGCATTCTCTCATATATATATTGAAGATGGGATTCGAGAACATTGGAGAACCAAAGAAATATTAAAACGTTTTCCAAGTGCTATCCCCATTTCCATCAGACATTACAAAGATAGTTTTAATCGAAATTCCCAAAACTTTCGGATTCAAAAAGAAACACCTAAGTTGATTTTAGCTGAAAAAAAAGAACATTTTCTTTATCCAGGAAGTGATTTTTCACCTAACTTCTCTCATCCGCATTTTTATTATAATACGATTGCTCTCAACTGTATTTACGACTGCGAATATTGTTACCTACAGGGGATGTTTCCTTCCGCCAATCTCGTGTTATTTGTCAATTGGGAAGATTTTTTTGATGCTACAAAAGAATTTATAGAAAAAAACCAATCTCTCTATTTGGCTTTGTCTTACGATACTGATCTGTTGGCCTTGGAGTCATTTTTCCCAGCCACCAAAGCCTGGTTAGAATTTGCTGCGACCGAACCAAGATTAAGTTTAGAAATTCGCACAAAGTCAACCAACTACACTCAAATTGCCAAATTCACTCCCAATCCAAATGTGATTCTAGCTTGGACCATCAGTCCGCAAGCGGTCATTGAAACGATAGAACATGGTACTCCACCACTCCCTGCAAGAATCAAGGTGATCAACCAAGCAATCCAAGACGGTTGGAAAGTTCGAATTTGTATCGATCCGATCCTAAGGGTTCCAAATTGGCAAACCCATTACCAATCGTTAGCCGATACATTAGGGAAAGAACTAAAGATAGATGGCCTTGTTGACATTAGTATTGGTGGATTTAGAATGAATATTGATTTTCTAAAGCGAATGATGGATGTAAGAAAGGACTCTTCCATTTTATTTCATGCTTTTGAAAAAAAAGATAAAATTGTTTCCTATTCAAATTCAGAAACGGAAGAAATTTTAGAATTTATGTCAGCAGCACTTCGCCAATATGTTTCTCCTTCAGAAATAAAAGTAAGTTATACCTGAATTTTTCCTTTTCTTTTCTGTCACTACTTCTTAACCTTAGTGCCTACCTATGAAGAAAAGATTCATTTTAATATTCCTCTTTTGTATGTTCTTTGGATTCTCCACCTGTGCGGAAGTCAATCGCAACAAACCAATTGCAAAGGAAGGAAAGATGGATTTGTCCTCATGGGACTTTTCGAAAGATGGAAACATAACTCTCGATGGAGAATGGGAATTTTATTGGAAACAAACGAACCAAGGCATTCAGTTTGATGCTGAATTGGGAAGAGAACCTAAGTACATATACCAAACAGTGCCTTCCAATTGGAAAGGTGTAGATTGGTTTGGTGAAACTCTTGGTGGTTTTGGTTATGCGACATATAAATTAAAAGTTTTTTTCCCAGAAAACACACCCACCCTAGCCTTTCACAACTTAGATCTCTCCTCTGCTTATCGATTGTACATTAACGGCAAACTGGTGGTCGAACAAGGAAGTTTTGGCATCAACCCCAACTACTTTGAACCTTCCTATAAATCGGTTCTTTTGGATTTAGAACCCTTGTCAGGCGAAACTGAAATCGTATATGAAATTTCCAATTTCCATTATTCTAAAGGTGGATTTTGGGAAAGTATGGAAATTGGCGAAAGACGGATGTTATATGACAAAGTCAACAAAAGTTACCAGATTACCTCCTTTCTTGCTGGTAGTATTTTCCTTTGGGCTTTGTACCACTTGGGACTTTTTGTCATGCGTAGACAAGACAAAGCAAGCCTATTCATTTCGTTATTCAGTTTGCTCATTGTTATGCGACTATTAACAATTGGCGAAAGAAATATATTAAATATTTTCCCAAACATGCCAATGGATTTTCTTATCCGATTGGAGTTTGCAACCATTTACATTGCGACCATTGTTTTTGCTTATTTTTACCGTTTGGTATTTCCCAATACTGTGGGAAAAAAAACTATGTGGGTTTTGAATGTTCTCATCACACCATTTCTTGTATCCTTATTTTTACCGGTGGCAACCTTCAGTGCCCAAATCCATTATTTCCAAATTTTTTTGATTTTAGTCTGCGTTCGAATTACCATTGCCATCATCATGGCGTACCGATCGGACACTGTAGGTGCCGGCCTTTCTCTAATCGGTTTTAGTTTTGTATTTGGAACTGTGGTCCATGACATTCTTTACCAAAACAATGTCATCAATACAATGAATATAACACCTTTTGGGTTTTTAGGATTTATTTTATTCCAAGGGTATATTCTTTCTTATGGATTTACGAGGGCATATCTTTCTATCGAAAAACTAAAAGAAAAATTAGAGGTATCCAACAAAGAGCTCAATATCTTAAAAGAAGGACTAGAAGATATTGTTGTAGAAAGAACACATGAATTAGAAAATTCGAAGGCAAATATTGAAAGGCTAAACGAATTTGCAAAAACCTTAAACACCTCTCTTGAACTAGATAGTATTCTTACAAAAGCTTTCGATTATTTAAATGAAGAAGTATTTTGTGATTCCATGATTTTACTACTTGTGGATGCAGAAAACTCAAAACTCACTTATCATAAATCTGTTTTTTCCTCTAACTCCGGTCGACTGCTTGAATCAAAGTTAAACGGAATGAGTTTTGCCTTGGATCCTAGCGCAGGAATTTTTTATCACGTTTACAAAAGAAATCGTCCGTTCAGATTTGCAAAAGTCTGGGAATCACGTCTTACTGAATCCAATCAGCAATTCCTCCAAATGGTGGGAAAACACCCAGGAATGATCATCCCACTCAGTTCACAAGGAAAAGTCATCGCCATGTTGGCCCTCTTTAGTGAACAAAAAGGCAGAAATTTTTCTAGATCTCAACTCCAGTTAGTCGAAAACACGGCAGAAAATATTGCTACTGCCGTTACCAATTCCATCCTCGTTGAAGAAATGAATCGAGAAAAATTCATTGCCGAAAACTCACGAATGCAAATGGAAAATGCAAAAAATGAGGTAGTTAAGTTAAACGAATTTACTAAAAAGATCAACTCCGAATCCAGTCTTTCACAAATTATAGAAGAGATGTTTAACTACATTCTAAAAACTTTTGAAATTGAAGCAACACTCCTCCAACTCATTGATTCTAAAAAAAATGAACTTTATACTTATAACACAACAATTCCTACTTATGCAACCAAAGAGCAGTTGTTATTTGCAAAATCAATTAGGGTTCCATTAAACGAAAAAGGTGGGATCATTTATAAAACTTATCTTAGAAAAAAAGCTTTATTTGTTCCCAAACCCCCGAAACGATACGAATCCGAATTGGATGAACAGATTTTTTCACAACTAAGTCTTACTTCTTTCGTAGCAGTTCCACTTGTGGTTCAAAACGAAGTAATCGGTATGGCTTATTTCACCTCTTTCCAAAAACCGTTGGAAGTTACAAGAGAAGTCCTTCGTCGAATTTCAGGATTTTGTGATCAAATTGCGGGTGCCATTCAAAACTCTTTATTGTTACAAATTACAGAAGAAGAACGCAAAAAATCAGAACAAGCTAAGGCCGAAATTCAAAAAATGAATGAGTTTGCAAAAAACGTAAACTCACAAAACAATTTAGAAAACATCCTCGCAGAAATTTTTGGATTCATTCGAAAAAATTATAAGATCGAGCACTGTGTTCTTTATTTTTTAGACAAAGAATACAACGAATTTCGTTATTTAAATCACTCGGGATTTGATCTATTAGTGGATGAAAATATAAACTATTTCAAATCTCTTCGGTTCCCTCTCCGAGAAGAAAGCGGATTCATTTACAAATGTTATAAACGCAAACGCCATTTTTATATGAAACATGTCCCCAAGTCGCTTCCGTTTGCCATTGACAAACAAATTACAGAAAGATCGGGAATGAATGGGTTTTTAATCTCTCCTCTTGTTAACAATGATGAAGTAGTTGCGATGGCTGTTTATGGAATTAGCGATGAAAATATTCAGTTGAATAAAGATGAAGTAAATTCCATTGTAGGTGTTTCGGAACACATTGCCAGTGCCATCAACAATCACTTTTTATTGAAAAAAATTGAAGAAGAAAAACAAAGATCTGATTCTCTTTTATTAAACATCCTTCCTAAAAACGTAGCAGAGGAATTACAAAAAAAAGGCAGGGTCAACCCTGTTGAATTTGAAAACGTAACCTTACTTTTGACTAGTTTTCCCGGATTTTCGCAAATCACAGGGCAACTCACTCCAGAAGAACTCATCGAAGGATTGGATTTATATTTTTCTCGTTTTGATGAAATCATCAAAGCACAAGGGATGGAAAAACTGAGGATGACTGGAGATATGTATTTGGCAGCAGGAGGTCTTCCCGTTGGAAACTTCACTCATGCTGTAGATGCTTGTCTTGCCGCCTTACAAATCAAAGATGAAGTGATGCGAATGATCGAGGATTTTAAAGACATTCCATTTCGTCCGAATGGAATTACCATTGCAATCCATTCAGGTCCCGTAGTTGCGGGAGTCATCGGAAAATCAAAGTTCAATTATGATGTTTGGGGAAAAACGGTGACACAAACCCAGGCAATTCGAAGAGGAGGTGTTGGGGTTCCAATCAATATCTCTCAAGAAACTATGGATAAAGTAAAACGACTCTTCCATATTGGGAACCAAAGACAAATCAATACATATGAAGGTGATCAAGTTCCCATTTATGAATTGTTATCTTTAAAACCTGATTTATCTGATGATGCGGGATCAACGCCAAATGAAAAATTTGGAAGATTATATACGCAACAAAAACGGGGAGCAAAGATTCTAATCAAATGATCTATGCCCTTGTTGCCATCGCAATTCTTTTTGTAGGTATTCTTTACGGAATGTTTTCATTATACAAACAAAAAGAAGACAAAGAAAATACAATCATCCTCTACCAAGCTGAGGTTAAATTACTAAAAGAAGATTTAGAAAAAAAAGAAAAAGAACTCATCAACACAAAATCAATCTCAGAAGAATTCTCAGACAAACTCGTTGACTCATACACTCAGTTATCTGACTTAGATGGACTCTTAAGAGAAATCAATTCTGCCTCGGATCTAAAAGATATTCTCAAAATTTTAGGTCGTTACATTCGAGAAAAATTCAAAGTCCCTCACTATTTATTATATGTATACAAAGAAGAATTAGAAACCCTCGAGTTTTTCCATAGCAATTTTCCAGAAGAACTCACTGACAAAGTAAAAGAAGAAATTATGGAAAGAAAAATTCCAGTTTCTGACTCATATGTTACTATGTACGCACATGCTTACGTTCGAAAACGCAAACGAAGTTTCTATATTCAAGATTTTGAATCTTACAAAACAGAAGGAGTCGAACTTGCAAATAAACAGTCCGCAAACCTCAAATCACTTCTCATCGTACCACTATATTTACGAAACAAATTCATCGGAACACTTGATTTATTAGATTATTCAGGGAATTTTGGACTAACCGATCAACAACTAAACCAAATCAAAATCATCGCTGATTACATTGCAGGTACAATTGAAACGGGTTATCTACTCAATGAACTCAAAGAAGGTAACATCACCATTCAAAGAGAAAAGGAAAACATTGAATCCAACCGACTAAAATTAGAAAACTTACATCGATTCAACCGAAGGATCAATTCGTTTTCACAAATTGAAGACATTGTTAGAGAAGTTTTTTCGTATCTTAAAATCAACCATCGAGTAGAGTTAGGTTTTATTTTACTCGTTGATCCAAAAACAAATTCACTTGTTCCCCTTATGGAAGGTGCGGAAGTTTTTAACAAAGGACTTCTTGTTACCAATTTTCTTAGAACATTTCGACCAACTCTTTCACCAAACATAGGTTCTCTTTTTAGAACTTATCAAAAACAAAAACCCGTTTACTTAAAAAAATCCATAAAGTGGAAACAACTTACAAACATAGACACATCCATTGTGGATAGTTTTAAACTGGAACTGTTTGGGCAGATCCCACTAGTAGTCCAAGGTCAAACTATTGGGATCATTTGTGTCACTCGTCTCACAAGAGAACAAGACTGGACCAAAGATGAATTTGCAGAAATTATTTCTTTCTGTGAACAGGTTGCTGGAGCAATTCACAATGCAAATCTTAGGCGCGATTTAGAAAAAGAACGTGAAAAAACACTTCATTTCATTCGAAATATTTTGCCGGGAGATTTAGCGGATGAATTGATTGAACGGGGCGAAGTGGTTCCGATGGAATATGAATCGGTAAGTATTCTTTTTACGGATTTTAAAAATTTTACATTAGCTGCTGAATCACTTTCTCCGGAAGATCTAATTGAACAATTGGATGGCTGTTTTTCTCAGTTTGATGATATTGCGGTCCGTCATAATTTTGAAAAACTAAAAACCATTGGTGACTCTTATATGGCTGCCGGTGGAATCCCACAGGGTAATTTCACTCATCCCGTGGATGCTTGCCTTTTTGCAATGGAAATCAAATCCTTTATGACACAAATCAAATCATTCAAACAGATGTTAGGTCAGGACTTTTGGGAAATTAGAATTGGAATCCATACTGGTCCTGTGGTAGCTGGTGTTGTGGGAAAAACCAAATTTGCTTACGATGTTTGGGGGGATACAGTGAACATTGCAAGTCGTATGGAAAGCTCTGGTGATGCAGGTGAAATTAACCTTTCAGAAACCACATACGATAAAGTGAAACGTTTCTTTGAATGCGAATATAGAGGAAAGGTAAAAGCCAAAAACAAAGGTGAACTCGGAATGTATTTTTTAAAACGACTTCGTCCAGAATTTTCGAGAGATCTGGAAGGGATGGTCCCGAACCAAATCTTTTTGGATTTATATAAAAATTTGCAAATCGGTGCCAAAATCATCTACAGACAGACTGGCTCCTAATTTAACTTCCTCCTCCCGAAGAACAGATCCTCCACTGCTACCGCTTCCGGAACCAGATCCAGAACTAGAGTTTCCACCACCTTTGTTTCCTGAACCGCTACTGGAAAAACTTCTATATCTCGTCGTCGAAGAGCTGCTAGTGGAAGGGACGGGACATTTATCGTAACAAATTTTATACATCGCTACACAAGCGATGGTAGTTGCGGTAGCATTGTCCAGCTGTGGTGCAACAGCCAACGCACAGACATATTGTTCGCGTACACATCGGTCCAGACACTCAGACCTTGTCTCAAAATTTTTTGAATTAGAGCATCCGTAAAATCCCAATACAAGTGCAAAACCCAAAAACCAAACTTTTGACATGTGACGGTTCATACCGAAAGCATCGCATGACTTCCTTTGTCCTCCAATGGAGGATATCCGCAAATGTGGATACTACCTAAGAAACTCGCTTGCACATCTAAGGACCAATTACAAAATTAAGATAGAATTATGGACACTCGTAAGGTAAGAATTCTTTTTTTAGCTTTTTATGTTCTATCGTTGATCGTTTGGATTGCTGAAGAAATTTTCACCTTAACAAACCCACCGGAATACTTTGATCGTTTTCGGATCGTCATTGCAACAGTGGAATCCTTTATTGCAATTTCATCCTTCCTTGTAGTCTTTATTCTTTACAAAGAATTAAAAGCAGAAGCGGATGAAAACATACACGCCAAGTCTCAAATCAATGACCTCAAACGTACCAATCGCATCCTCAAAAATCCAGAGATGGGTTTTTGGGCAGAGGCCAAAGCCCAGATGGTAGAATGGAAATTGTCAGATGCGGAAACTGAAATCGCAATCCTTCTACTTCGTGGATTTTCTCAAAAACAAATTGCCGCTGTTCGAAAAAAAAGCCTTCGCACTATCGAAAACCAGACAGCATCCATCTATGAAAAATCTTCAATGCGGGGTAAATTGGAATTTATTTCTTATTTTCTGACTCCCCTGTTGCCGGAGGAAGAATAAACAAAAAACCTTGACCATTCCCCATTTCTTTGGTTTTTTATGGTTTGTTTTATGAAAAATCAGAAAATCCTTATCATCTCTATTTTTCTTTTGTTTTCTTCCTTACCTATTTTGTCTCAAACCTCACTTGAGGAGAGGGACAAACAAAGGCAATCAGGTCTTGTTTCTGCAAACCAAAAGAAACAAGAGGAGATTTTGCAAAAATACAATGACTTCGTTAGCCGTGTTCAGAACAAATTTCCCGGACTCAAAATCGCAAATTCTCCCGTCGACTTAAAACAAGCAGAAGGAATTTCTGAACACAATGCAGCACCAGGTGCTAAAGAAAAAAAATCAAAATCACTTTCTGCTATTGCTGGTGATAACTTTTTTTTACAACTAGAACCTTCCAATAGTCCATCCACACGATCGACCACAAAGGTGAAAAAAGGAGAATCTGTCGAAGTGGTAATGGTCTTAAAACAAGATGTAACTGCCAAAACAGAAAAACCACACTGGGTACTTGTAAGAACAAAATCAAAACAAGAAGGTTATATTACACAAGACTTACTTTCTCCAACCAAACCAGCGGTTAAATCAAGAAATACAGATGGATTGTCTTTAGATTTATCTTCTCTTTCCGGAAGAGTTGCAGAAACACCTAACACAAACTATTCGAATTCAAAAAAAGGAAAAGATATGTGGGTGGAAGCAAGTTCCCTTAATATGAGGGGAGAACCAGATGTAAATGCTTACGTTGTCGCACGATTACCTAAAGGTCAAAAAGTCAAAATTGAAACTTCCAGTAGTTCCGAAGAAACGATTGATGGCATTACTTCGCAGTGGCACCAGGTATCTTCCGCTTATGGCACAGGTTGGGTGTTTGGTGGGTATTTAAGTGCATCTGAAGTTGTCTCTTACGATGTACAACCGGGCGAAATCTCTTACCCACAAGAAAATCCAGATGAATTAAAAAATGGTGAAAAACGATTTGTTCGTTCCACTAGTCTAAGAATGCGAGATGAACCAAATGATTACGGTTCGGTTGTCACATCAATCCCTGGGGATGAAAAAATTAAAATCATCGATACAAAAAAAGAAATAGAAACCATTGGTGGAGTTAGATCCAGATGGATTTATATATCTTGGAATGATGAATGGGAAGGTTGGGTATTTGGAGGATTTGTTTCTAAGGAACGTGGACCTCTTGTCGACAGCGATGATATATCTAAATACTTTCAAATTCCTGTGGACAATGATCGCTATGTGTCTTCCAATTTTGGAACCAGAGTTGATCCTGTAACCGGAAAGGTTGGTGCTTTCCATTCAGGGATTGATTTACCTGCCTCCATTGGTACGCCGATAAAAGCAGTCAGCGATGGCAAAGTTTGGAGAACGATTACAACTAGCGGTGGTTATGGGATGCTGACTATCCTTAGTCATAAAAACAATATTTTCACCTACTATGCCCACCAAAATGAACGGCAAGTAAAAGAAGGTGACAGTGTCCGATCTGGGGATATCATTGGTCAGGTAGGAAACACTGGTAAATCAACCGGCCCACATTTACATTTTGAAGTTAGGAAAGGACCTGACCAACAAGCTTTGGATCCAGATGCTTATTTACCCAAATGAAACATAATTTTTTTACTTTCAGCATAGCCCTTCTATTCGTTTCTTTCGGATTTAGTTTTGCACAAGACAATCTAACCGAAACAAACACGATCACCTCAGTGGCGCCTGACATGGTGCAGATTTTATTAAAGGGAAATCCAAAAGATTTTGAAACTGCTATCACAAATGGTGGCGACATCAATGCCAGTGACGAATCAGGAAAAACTCTGTTAGTTCTAGCCGTTGAAAAAAACAAACCGAAACAATTTGAAATCCTTTTGAATCACGGAGCTGATTTAAACAGAAGAGATTTTTCCGGCAAAACATTGTTACACTACGTTGTCACATCTCGTTTCACAAACCAAATCAAAACCATTGTAGAAAAAGGTGCCGATCTAAACGCCTATGATGCAGACGGAAATACTGCCCTACATGTTGCGATACTTAAATCAAATCTCGCCGTACAAAAGTTACTAGTAGAAAGTAAAGCTGATGTAAATTTAAGAAACAATCCAAGGAAGTCCCCTCTTTATTTAGCTTTTGAAAAATCAAAATTAGATTCTATTACTTACCTCCTACAAAATGGTGCGGATATCAATCTCCCAGACTTAACAGGAAGAACTCCTGTATTTGTTTCCATTGACCAAAAAAATATAAAATTATTAAATCTAAGTTTGGATTCCAATGGGAACCCAAACACAGAAGATACAAAGTCCATCAGCCCCATTGTTTTTGCCATTGAAAAAGGATTCACACAGGGTGTGGAAGTTCTTTTGAACCGCGGTGCGAATATCAATACAAAAACACCCGAAGGTGAATCTCTGCTTTTTTATTCTGTAGAAAAGAAAAACCTGACAGTGACAAATTTGCTTCTCAAAAAAGGTTTGGATGTAGATTCCAAAAACTTAACTGGGAAAACTCTATTTGAAATCGCATTACAAAAAAACGACACCAATCTTTTGAAACTTGTTTTAGATGCAGGCGCGAATCCAAATCAGATTCTTTCCTCTAATAAAATCCCGCTCGAAGAATCTATTGAAACATCCAAATGGATTATCGCAGAAATATTAATACAAAAAAATGCCGATGTTTTAACACCAAACTCATCTGGATATTTACCCATTCATTTGGCCTCTAGAAAATCTGGATTAAAAATTGTAGAAGAATTAATTAAAAAAAACGTTCCCGTTGATGTTCAAAACCAGAGAACTGGAGAAACTGCACTTTCGTTGGCTCTAGAAAACAAACAACTAACAATCACTAAATTTCTTCTATCAAAAAAGGCCGACCCCAATCATAAACAAAAAGATGGATCAAGTCTTGTTTTTTCAGCCCTTGAAAGAAAAGATGCGGAAGGTTTCAAACTTTTGGTTTCCGCTGGTGCCAACCTACAAACACTCAATGAAGAAGGGGAAAATTTAATTACAACAGTTTGTAAGTTAGACATCGAAAAAAAGGATCAAAAATTTTCTGACGAAACTATCAAATTATTGATTAGCAAAGGTGTAAACCCTAACACAAAAAACAAACGAGGGTTAAGTGCTCTTCACATTGCGCTCAACCGAAATCGCACAGAAACAATGTCCCAACTCATTACATTAGGTGCTGATCCTAACCTAACAGATAATAACGGACTGACCGTATTACATAAGGCCATTCAAAAATTCTTATCTTCCAAAGATAACAACCAAACAGAAAACTATAAGAAACTAGTACTATTCCTAGTAGAAAGAAGAGCGAACTTAAACCAACAAGATAAATTAGGGAAAACTATACTTTCCGAACTAGCAATCCAGTTTGATCCTGGTAAAAGTGATTCCATTTTGGAATTGGCGAGGGTCTTCGTTTTAAATGGCGGAGATTCTAAACTAGAAGATAAATTGGGAAAGTCTCCTCTGGAATATGCGGAGGATAAAAAAATACCTGAACTGATTGAGATTTACCGCGGCCTTTAATGTCCATTCCTAAAAAAGACAATCGAATCAACATCTTTGACTTCGTGAATACTGTCCCTACAAAGACATTCAAA
This genomic stretch from Leptospira meyeri harbors:
- a CDS encoding adenylate/guanylate cyclase domain-containing protein, with translation MIYALVAIAILFVGILYGMFSLYKQKEDKENTIILYQAEVKLLKEDLEKKEKELINTKSISEEFSDKLVDSYTQLSDLDGLLREINSASDLKDILKILGRYIREKFKVPHYLLYVYKEELETLEFFHSNFPEELTDKVKEEIMERKIPVSDSYVTMYAHAYVRKRKRSFYIQDFESYKTEGVELANKQSANLKSLLIVPLYLRNKFIGTLDLLDYSGNFGLTDQQLNQIKIIADYIAGTIETGYLLNELKEGNITIQREKENIESNRLKLENLHRFNRRINSFSQIEDIVREVFSYLKINHRVELGFILLVDPKTNSLVPLMEGAEVFNKGLLVTNFLRTFRPTLSPNIGSLFRTYQKQKPVYLKKSIKWKQLTNIDTSIVDSFKLELFGQIPLVVQGQTIGIICVTRLTREQDWTKDEFAEIISFCEQVAGAIHNANLRRDLEKEREKTLHFIRNILPGDLADELIERGEVVPMEYESVSILFTDFKNFTLAAESLSPEDLIEQLDGCFSQFDDIAVRHNFEKLKTIGDSYMAAGGIPQGNFTHPVDACLFAMEIKSFMTQIKSFKQMLGQDFWEIRIGIHTGPVVAGVVGKTKFAYDVWGDTVNIASRMESSGDAGEINLSETTYDKVKRFFECEYRGKVKAKNKGELGMYFLKRLRPEFSRDLEGMVPNQIFLDLYKNLQIGAKIIYRQTGS
- a CDS encoding helix-turn-helix transcriptional regulator, producing the protein MDTRKVRILFLAFYVLSLIVWIAEEIFTLTNPPEYFDRFRIVIATVESFIAISSFLVVFILYKELKAEADENIHAKSQINDLKRTNRILKNPEMGFWAEAKAQMVEWKLSDAETEIAILLLRGFSQKQIAAVRKKSLRTIENQTASIYEKSSMRGKLEFISYFLTPLLPEEE
- a CDS encoding peptidoglycan DD-metalloendopeptidase family protein; its protein translation is MKNQKILIISIFLLFSSLPILSQTSLEERDKQRQSGLVSANQKKQEEILQKYNDFVSRVQNKFPGLKIANSPVDLKQAEGISEHNAAPGAKEKKSKSLSAIAGDNFFLQLEPSNSPSTRSTTKVKKGESVEVVMVLKQDVTAKTEKPHWVLVRTKSKQEGYITQDLLSPTKPAVKSRNTDGLSLDLSSLSGRVAETPNTNYSNSKKGKDMWVEASSLNMRGEPDVNAYVVARLPKGQKVKIETSSSSEETIDGITSQWHQVSSAYGTGWVFGGYLSASEVVSYDVQPGEISYPQENPDELKNGEKRFVRSTSLRMRDEPNDYGSVVTSIPGDEKIKIIDTKKEIETIGGVRSRWIYISWNDEWEGWVFGGFVSKERGPLVDSDDISKYFQIPVDNDRYVSSNFGTRVDPVTGKVGAFHSGIDLPASIGTPIKAVSDGKVWRTITTSGGYGMLTILSHKNNIFTYYAHQNERQVKEGDSVRSGDIIGQVGNTGKSTGPHLHFEVRKGPDQQALDPDAYLPK
- a CDS encoding ankyrin repeat domain-containing protein, with the protein product MKHNFFTFSIALLFVSFGFSFAQDNLTETNTITSVAPDMVQILLKGNPKDFETAITNGGDINASDESGKTLLVLAVEKNKPKQFEILLNHGADLNRRDFSGKTLLHYVVTSRFTNQIKTIVEKGADLNAYDADGNTALHVAILKSNLAVQKLLVESKADVNLRNNPRKSPLYLAFEKSKLDSITYLLQNGADINLPDLTGRTPVFVSIDQKNIKLLNLSLDSNGNPNTEDTKSISPIVFAIEKGFTQGVEVLLNRGANINTKTPEGESLLFYSVEKKNLTVTNLLLKKGLDVDSKNLTGKTLFEIALQKNDTNLLKLVLDAGANPNQILSSNKIPLEESIETSKWIIAEILIQKNADVLTPNSSGYLPIHLASRKSGLKIVEELIKKNVPVDVQNQRTGETALSLALENKQLTITKFLLSKKADPNHKQKDGSSLVFSALERKDAEGFKLLVSAGANLQTLNEEGENLITTVCKLDIEKKDQKFSDETIKLLISKGVNPNTKNKRGLSALHIALNRNRTETMSQLITLGADPNLTDNNGLTVLHKAIQKFLSSKDNNQTENYKKLVLFLVERRANLNQQDKLGKTILSELAIQFDPGKSDSILELARVFVLNGGDSKLEDKLGKSPLEYAEDKKIPELIEIYRGL